From Musa acuminata AAA Group cultivar baxijiao chromosome BXJ3-8, Cavendish_Baxijiao_AAA, whole genome shotgun sequence, one genomic window encodes:
- the LOC135644272 gene encoding uncharacterized protein LOC135644272 → MKNYGLRLRFPLVQKTSKPAPPRPSLPAFAFGGGDDEDDIEREISRQASKNKSLRKIEEQHKKAMEEDPSVFDYDGVYDEMKGKIARPKVQNRTERKSKYIETLMEKAKQREREHGIVYERKLLKERSKDDHLFADKEKFVTGAYKKKLAEQAKWLDEERLRQIREERDDVTKKSDLSDFYFGLGENVAFGAQSEDATKRKEQKPPGGTSAVPEHGPTEKNAQTDYTRDIEKVDTQAKTSSHTQNNSEQAAELTTSYVTVKGYDDGDKLAAVDQSTERYTRGDDALASARERFLTRKRARQQLESSCFVSI, encoded by the exons ATGAAGAATTACGGACTCCGGCTTCGATTTCCGCTGGtgcagaagacctcgaagccggctcctcctcgcccttcccttcctgccttcgctttcggcggcggcgacgacgaggatgacatcgagagggaaatctcacggcaggcgtccaagaacaagtctctccgGAAG atcgaggagcagcacaaaaaggcaatggaagaggatccctcggtcttcgactacgacggggtttacgacgagatgaaagggaagattgcgcgccccaaggttcagaatcgaacggagagaaag TCAAAGTATATAGAAACACTTATGGAGAAAGCAAAACAACGTGAGCGGGAACATGGAATTGTATATGAGAGGAAGCTGCTGAAAGAGAGGAGCAAGGATGATCACCTTTTTGCAGATAAGGAAAAGTTTGTAACCGGTGCCTACAAGAAAAAGCTAGCAGAACAAGCTAAATGGTTGGACGAAGAGAGGCTGCGCCAAATTCGTGAAGAAAGAGATGAT GTAACCAAGAAGAGTGACTTGAGCGATTTTTACTTTGGGCTCGGTGAGAATGTAGCTTTTGGTGCTCAATCAGAAGATGCCACAAAACGGAAGGAACAAAAGCCACCCGGAGGCACTTCAGCGGTACCTGAACATGGCCCTACTGAGAAGAATGCACAGACAGATTATACTCGGGATATAGAGAAAGTTGATACTCAAGCCAAGACTTCTAGTCATACACAGAACAACTCTGAGCAAGCTGCAGAGTTAACAACATCATATGTAACTGTAAAAGGTTACGATGATGGTGATAAATTGGCAGCTGTGGATCAATCAACTGAACGTTACACGAGAGGTGATGACGCATTGGCTTCAGCAAGAGAGCGTTTTCTAACTCGAAAGAGAGCAAGACAGCAGTTGGAAAGCAGTTGTTTCGTCTCTATTTAG